ACTGGCTTCCAATTTATTTTGATAAAGTTAGTTGGGAATCAGTGCTGTATGTGTCATCCTAAATATGCTTATATAGTATACTTGTTTACAGCATATATGTTTACAAAAATATGCTTACAGCATATTTAGGATGATCCACAAACTAGCCCAGACCTTTACCTTGCTGTCTACTATCATGTTTTATGTTTGCACATCACTAACGTGGCTTGTGTTGCCTTGTTTCTGTCTTGCTATTCTTATTCTTTCTTGTCATTTTATGAGATTGGTTTGTGTGATCTTACCATTCATCCTCACTTTCATTCACATCCTTATGGCACTGTGATGAGCCGTACATGAACTTTTGGGCAACAACTAGTCCAGGTTTAACCATCGGCTATCTCCTTTCTCGTTGCTACAAGTGCCAGTGTGTGAACTCTTGAAGTCAGTGACAAATTTTCCTTtggagaggaggaggaataaTTGAAAGCTGCACCTAAATAATTGAGCATGGCAGGACTCACTAAAATTTATCTACCTGATTTTCATAACATCCACTTCACCTAGCTTGTTCTGAGAAATGGCATTGTGCTTTAGCTTGGGTAGATGATTCCactgatctgattatgagggtaTTATTCTAAGCTTGACTACATATCTTTTGTGACCACATTTGCCACATCCAAGCCAACagccaaaaagaaaaataagccaTAATATTTTTTTATAAGCCCTTGTAATTGCATTGGTCAAGCTGTCTCCATAGTTTGTTTACTTCTTCACTGGTTGCACAATGCAGTCACTATTTAGCTACAGCGCCAAAAGCTATACATCCTAATGCACAGCATGGTTTGTGGATGGGGGCCTGTATTTTCTATCGATCACTTTTGAGGACACTTTCACTTTTCTATTATTCAACGTTCATTGCAACAGCTAGTGGCATagcccaaattttttttttcgggatagTAAAGCTGGAAAGGCTGCATACTAACAGAGAATTATCGAAGGAGGGGGGGGCACGTGCCCGGTGTGCTACTCCGTGGCCACGGCACATTGAAGTGACAGGCACCCTATGTCCACTGGCACATCTAGCAAATACACACCTAAAACGATATCCCCTAAagtgattggccaagaatgtgGCCCCTAAAATTGCGTCACAAAGCTTGGGTATTGATGTAAGTGGTGTAACcaggacctttttttttattttttttgatgCAGAGGTTTCTAGCACAACCCATAAACCACAGACATATTCATGTCAGGGCAGCTGAGAATACCTATCAGTATGGGTTCGGACCATAAAGCTTTATTGTCTCCTAGTCACAGATTGGTGCGAAATATCTTTAACTGCACATGATGCACGTATGCAAACCAAAAACTTGGCTGGAGCCGGGAAAAGCTGGACGACCTTTTACTGCCAGTGCTGAAGCGGATGGGTGCAAAGCAAAAGCAGGCAAGTTTATTTCTTTACCTATGCGTATGTGAATGCCAAATTCCCTCGTGCAAGCTGCTTGCTTTTCCAAATGTTCAGTTGCCCTCTCATGATTCGCAGGGCGCCGCACTTTTGTCAGCCTGCCATTGCAGCGGGGTAGGACCACTACATGTGCAAACGTCACGTTCCTGTCAGTCATTCTCAAACCGAATGCACTGTCTCCTAAGAGTGGAATGGGTGGCGAGGTCGTTTGCTTTGCTGTTAGCTTTCGAATGAATCGCCGTTTCACTCATAGCAGTTGACGCGCTTGGTGTCTGCTTGTAATGGCCTGCTCATCGTCTTGTCATCATTCACCCAACCTTGGTGGCTGGCATCGCAGGACGTGTTTTTCTGTATAAAGGTGCGTTCCGCCGCCACTTTTGCAACCGCTTGGTGGGTATTCTCAGCAGCCAGTGAGCCAGTGCCCTTGGGATGCAGAAGAAAGTCTCTTGTGCTCTCCCGTCTTTCAgaaccagaagtgtttgaagtccCTTAGGCAAGACATGTATTACTTTTTGCCGGTATCTGTTTTCACCGTATTATCACTCTTATGTAGTTGTCATTTGATGCAAGACATGCTTACAGTATCTGAAGTTTCTTCAACGTTGTCACCATTCTATAGTGCAATTTGAGTTTCATTCACGTTCGCTACGCGGCTTTATCACGTTTCTGGTGTCGCACAACAGTGTGCTCGTGCTATCAACACATGGTTCTTGAACGTAGCAGTACCGTATTTTCCTGAAAGACGGACCCATTGTGTATCAATTTGTAGGTGCGCTAGTAGATGATTGTGGCACATTCTAGAATTTGCCTCGTCGCCGCGAGTGCACCTGGTAGATTCGATGACGCATGAATGCATAAGTGAGCAGACTCTAGTGACTCATTCGATTCAATGACAGTGCTTGTTGCTGTCATTGTAATTTAAGTGTTGCTTGTCTTTCTGGGAACAAGTTCCACCTCCAACAAAACCTGACATTATCAATGTCATTGGTCACCGATGCCATGCACGAAATGGCCAAAGTGATATAACAGTGGTGGGTCAGTACTAGCACATTCCACTTACAACCAACAGCAAGGTCAGCGCCAAGACAGCTTTTTCATGCTGCCGCTGTATTCCGCACGCACTTTCCCAAAGAACTGAGCCCAGACAAGCACCGCTTTCACCAGATATGGATGTTATTTCATAAAAGGAACAAGCAGGTTGGCGATGAGATGTGCAAGGGCGCAAGTGAATGTCCTTATGGGATGACAGCATGACGGAAGAGAGGACGAGATGTGAACATGTAGTAGCAGACGACAAGTGACGCTGTCCGCTTGTGATACAACCTAGCGGCCAAAGAAAAACAACGAGGCTATTGAATTGTTTTCACTTTCAAGCATAACTTTTGCTGCACAGATTCTATGTTGCGAGAGCAAAAGAAAGTTTTCGttataaaacattttttttttgtctaaggTGTAGCTGTGCAAGCCTTGCGATACTTTCTTTTGACGGTCTTTAAAATCAAATGTAATAAGTTATATGCTGCTGAACATTGTAGAAATTTCTTAATATGAAAATTCATACAAAATTTAGGATATATGCAAATTAACAGGCTCTTTACGCTGGTCTGCTGTGTCAGAAAACAAGAGAAGCAAGCATCACTGACATTCAATAATCTTTGTTGCGCAATTTGACCTGTAAGAACAAAACCTACCATAACATTTTAGTTTAACCAACTTCAGAATAGATGGCACCAACTTATAGATGTTCCACGTTCGCAAATTCTCTCGGGCTTGGTAAAGGGTGTGCATTGGCTTGGATGAGTATAGTTGGGAGTGGCACTTGAAACGATTAACTAGCTTTTCCATTGAACATTTATTCTCATAGGACACTTGTGCGTGGTATGCATGTTTGGCCACTGCGCCTTCTTCAAGAAAGTTTGAGTGTTCCTCTCTTTCATATTGCTCGAGAGAGAGTGCATAACAGTGGGTTCATtacaaaactgaacattttttaTTTTAGTGCCATTAACACTGCCACATCCTTTCTTGCACCACTGTAGACTCGCATGGACCAATACCTGGAGGCTTGCCAGGCACCACCCAAACCCAAACTGTTCCCGAGCAAACGGCTTACTAAGGCCATGAGCAAACTGGCACCAGCGAAAAGGGCAAAGATCCAGGAGCCACAGCTTTCTGAAGATAGCGATTCAAGCTAACGGACACAGAAGGGATGCATTCTTGGAGCCAGACGATGGCGCAACTTCGAATCTTGCACAGGGAACTCAGCATGCCTCCTGCATTAGAACTGAAAGAACAGCTCAGTACATCTTCAGCTGGGACTGCTGTAGTCACATACCATTTGCTTTGTGTGGGACATGTATTTAAAGGCAGTGCAGTGGAAATAATTACCTTTTGGGCAGCACATTGTTCACAGGAGTATGCATGAGTAAATTTTTTATCACTAATTAACTTTGATTTGTCAATTAGTGCTTCATTACTTTAAGGCACACATTGCAATTGCAGAATACAAGCCAATTCGTCCTCAAGGCATGTGTACGATTACTGGGAATCCCGAGAGCAGCACCGGTTTTGCTATGTTTTTCTTGAAACTTGCCAACAGTTGACAATGGCATTTCAGTTAATATTTTCCCTGAATGGCATCGCTCACACATTGTGGGAGAAAGTAGAGCACCGATGCATTTTGTGATAGAGTTAGAGGACGAGTTGACATGCCCTGAGCAGATAGGCTTCAATTCTGCGAAATTGAAAGTTGAGAGAGTTGGCAGCTGTTCATTATTATACTGCAGTGCGCAGTCAACAAACAAGTGCTGACACGCAACTTGATTTGTCTTTTGAAAACGTGGTAAATATACATGCCAGCTAACTAGTACTATGTTTCATTGTATAATTGCAGCATGTGCCCTAACGTATCGTATTTGATTACTTAATAGGTGAATATCTCACATTTACTAACAATAATCCATTGcaaaaaaagaatacattatCTTTATTGTGCTGTCTCTTTTCATTTGAAGCAAGTGATAGATTTGCAGCCACTATGTTTCCAAAATAAAGTGCTGAAAATGCACATCTACATCAAGTGTTTAGTAGTTAACAAGCAGAAACAGGGCATGCTGAACTGTGATAGGACACTGTCCCATCCATGGAACTCTGAAACAGCAATAGTGTGTAACGTGTATCATTGCTGGTCTGTCCAGTGGCGTCATCAGCTTGTATGCAAACACATTTTCAAAGACGCCACTTTAATTGGATGTAACAGGTGCACCGCATGCGTGTAGGTGCATGCATGTGCTTTAAGTGACACAGCATTATAGAAGGAACATGCATGAAAAAAACTCACCCTAAGGCTGCCTTGCACATTGATTTAATATCTCAATTTGTCATACATATCATTTGTACAGAATTGTGCCTTAACTTTTGTTGGCTGATCCGAACCACAGCTTGTAAGGCTTGTAATGAAACTTTTTGCTCTGAGAATCTTGCAAGTGCTTTTGTGATAAATTGTGCCAGTTAAGTTTTTGCATGTGCTTCAAAACACAGTGAACTCTTTTGGTATAGTATATGAAGTGCCCCAGCAAGGCTTTCAATATGGAATAGTATTGAGCCTTTGATTATCAAGCCCAATGGGCACAGATCACAGCAGACATACTTGAAGAGactgaatgcttttttttttatcttcatgACTATAGCACAGCGGGTTAACAATGACAATAAAATCAGTTCTACATAAACTTCTGCGCATCTTAGTGTGCTTTCATACTTTACAATGAATAACTTATTCTAACCTGACTGTGTGCAGAAGAAACTGCCCTCAGTTAACCTTATGTTCCTTTCACTTTCAAATAGGCTGTGAAGTATAATGAAACAAGCTTTGGACAGCTTCTTAATGTGTGTGCTAAATTAACATGGATATTCGTGTCAAGTAGCTTCTTGGATGTTTGCTTAAATAAAAACTACTCAGCCCTCAGAAAAACGCACATTAagcaagtttgtatgggtgttctatGATTAAGTTTCAAAAAGGAGTATGATGATCATTATGATGAACTGAATGCTGTATACAAGTGAGGCTTAAATCTCCACCAGGTGGCCCACATAGCATGAGTGTTCATTTCCTCCATATGTACAAATTGTACACTGCCACTTTTCACACTACCCCCATGTGCACGGCATGGATCACTTTTGTTGAAGCTTCATGCACACCACGCATCCTCTTCACAACGAAGAAAAGCTAGCACCACCACAATAAAAGGCACACATGCACGCACTTCCGCCTAGTTTTCAGGAATCTTGCTCCTGTTGAGGCTGTTGCATTTGTTGCTGAAGCGGAGGCTGCTGTTGTGGCTGGTCCTGTTGTTGCTGGTGGCGCAGGCGTTCTAGTTCGTTCATACGTGAACGGGCGTGCTCAAGTCGATGAAGAGCCATGTGAAATACTTTCTGTGCTGCATAGCTTGAGCCTTCATGCGGTTGCACTGCAAAAGAAGACGGACGCCGTTCATTGCAGGGTAACGTTCACGACAGTAACCATTCCATCATTAACCTTTCTGGTTAATTGAAACAGGTTAAAAGCCAGAAAGGCCTGTTATATTAAATGCAACATTGTTTAGGCAAGCTAGCATGAACACATTACAGCTGACTACACAAGGCTATGGTGCCATAGCCGACAATAAATACTAACGCCTCGCTGTATTCTTACCACAACACATGGAATACAAAAAGAGCGCACTCATAGTGAGAgttgtcctgaaaaaaaaaaaaaaaaaaaaaaaaaaaaaccgcactgCGTCACTTACCAGTGGAAACTTGCGTAAGGTAAAGTATATGTTTTGTCAGAGCAGCTTCGACATTCTGCAACGTAGTCAGAAAGCTCGACGTATTCGATTCCACTTGCTTCATGCTCGGTTTTTCCCGACTAAGCTCCAGGCACGCCTGACCTGCAATGCGATCGAGTCGACAAGCATAACTGCCGGTTGCTATGAACTCCGTCATAAGTGACAATTACAATGTTTTCAGGAATAGTTACCTGCACTCTGCAAGGCCGTAGCAACCTCCTTCTCGATCTCTTCAAGTTCCTTGAGTTTCATCTTCAGAGTTGTCATAGAGTTCTGCAAAGCGACAAACGCCGAATGTTACTCAACTGCTAAAGCAGCTACTTGTAAGCGTAAGGTTTCTCCCAACTGCACTGAAGAGTTGTGGCCGCTTAAAGCACAAGCATGAATCCAGCACTTACCATCGTCGATTTTTAGTGATAAGTTACAGACGCCGGCGTATTCAGGTTCACCATGGAGCAAGGACGCATTCACGCCGCTTTGATCTTGAACACGGACCTGTATCGGCTTCGTACATCTCGTTCAAGGTGCAAACAACCATCAAACAACGAAAACAATAATCTCGCTTGACAATAACCCAATCAATCGTCAAACTCGTCTGCATCAATTTTGTCATTCGTGCACTAGAAGTATTTTTGTAGGAGTTTAATTTTATTTCTGATTTGgaacagtttctttttctttagccAAAGGGTAAGCATACGGCTACACGGCGCAAGAAGCGTTACGCAGATTAACCATGTGCTCCCGTCTTCGGTCGGCCATCTTTAAATCTTCTATTTTGATTTGTGCAGTGGAATTTCGCGTGTGCCCGGTCGCctgcaataaataaatgcagCGCTGAAAACACGGAGCTATGTGCGCATATGTCAGCCACAAGCACCTTTATCACCAGTGACGAACCGAGCACAGGCGACCAGTCGGTTTTCAGGCGGAGAAAATTGTCGGGGAACCAGTCCGTCTCGGAGCGTCCGTGCAAAAGGGCATCTTCGATGACGGACACGACAAAAAGAGTCATGTACTCGGCATTAGCAGGCTCCAATGGCGTCAAGAAGACTGCTTCGCCAATGTCCAACAACAAGCCCAATTCAGCCAAAAAGCTGGTCATCAAAAACTTCGGTAAGTCCGAAAGTTGTCGTCTGTTCGACAGGCGCCTCTCGGTTCCTGCGCGTCTGATTTCGCATCGGTGACTCGCACTTCTCGGAAACTTCTGCGTGGTGAAGATATACATTGTTACGCTTACAATGCATTGTTTTAGTCGCCTTAACTGTGCGTGGCCGTTGCATGATATTGTCACCTTAGTGGGCGACGACCACAGTCGCTCGTCAGAGCGGTTGCAGCGGGCTTACGGGCTGTCGCCATACAGTGAGGTCCCTTCGTGAGCGTAGGCGAGACTTCCTTTGGGACGCAGCCATTCGTTTTAAAAGTTTACTGCAATAAAGTGCGCACTAAATAATGTCAGCTGGGGATCGTGATACGACGCGTATGTTGCGTCTTTTAGTTGCGATTCCCCTTGGTGTACACAAAGGCACGGGGAGGACAAACGTGTTGTCAGGCGTTGAAGTTTATTAGCAGCAGGCTAGCAGGAACGTGCATCTAACGTGAGCTGCAGTTTGAGGTCTACTTTGCTAATATTTGTAGAGGGAAAAATAGTATGGCAGGAAGTGAAACTT
This genomic stretch from Dermacentor silvarum isolate Dsil-2018 chromosome 2, BIME_Dsil_1.4, whole genome shotgun sequence harbors:
- the LOC119443098 gene encoding mediator of RNA polymerase II transcription subunit 11-like translates to MNSMTTLKMKLKELEEIEKEVATALQSAGQACLELSREKPSMKQVESNTSSFLTTLQNVEAALTKHILYLTQVSTVQPHEGSSYAAQKVFHMALHRLEHARSRMNELERLRHQQQQDQPQQQPPLQQQMQQPQQEQDS